Sequence from the Equus przewalskii isolate Varuska chromosome 11, EquPr2, whole genome shotgun sequence genome:
GGTTTTGAAGCATTCATGGAACATTACAAAACTTCATGTACTAGGTAACAGCGAGTCTTAACAGTGACCAAAGAATGGGTGCCATATAGATAGaccaagggttggcaaactatggcccacagcCAAATCTGGCCATCCCCTGTTTTTGTAAGGAAAGTTTTTAGGATTACAgctactttcatttatttacatattgtgttTGGTTGCTTTAGGGCAACAAAAGCAGAGTTGAGTACTTACAACAGAGACTGTTTGaccagcaaagcctaaaatatttactatctggccttttagaGGAAGAGTGTGCTGATTTTTGATGAGGCAGATCATGTTTTCTGATCATTATGTTAGAagtaagaaattagaaaaaaccACCACACTTCTGATCCATGGACTGCttaagaaaacaatggaaagtAGAGAGTATTTAGAACTGAATGGTAAACACGTCAACATAAGACTTTTAGGATACAACTTTATATACAGTTTATATAAGAAAATAGGAAAgcctgaaaataaatgaactataggataaactcaaagaaagtagaaggaaagaaagaatgaagaacagaaattaaagaaatagaaaacaaggtGTCCTAGAGAGGATCAACAAAATTACCCATTTTTTTCTCACACAACGCCTGTCTGTGAGGGAGATTAATGAGGGTCACTTTGAgtgaataatgtatttttttggGCTGTGTAATAGCCCCATTATTAAGATGGAGAGTGTACAAATTCTTTGCACAAGTGATTCTTTAGAAGTAAGGTatgggctggcctgatggcatcacggttaagtctgtgtgctccgctttggtggcctgaggttctcgggttcagatcctgggcacagtcctatgcatctctcatcaagccacgttgaggaggAGTCCCATATAcggaacagaggaagattggcatagatgttagctcagtgacaatcttcctcaagcaaaaagaggaagactggcaacagatattagctcagggccagtcttcctcaccaaaaaaaaaggtaaggtaTGATACCTCCAGAGAGTGTCCCTTGAGTAGGTGGAAGAAGAGTCAGTTCCTGCCTGCCAGGTAGGCGGGAGAGGATTTAGACAGCTGGGAGAGGACATCAAATAGAGAAAGCCACCAAGCTATCTTTGgcattgtcttttctttctccgGAAGCTGTAAATAATCCACTGTGGTATTTATAGACTCtctatgttctttttaaaaaaaatcatggtaaagaaaaaacccataaaatgtattttcttgcAAGACTGGTTTCAGATGGTATTAGAGTTTTACAGTACTAATTTTCATTTAGTGGTGTAAAACGCtcaatcagtggttctcagcatCATCAAGAGTGCTTGTTAAAACAGACTGCTGGGCCTGGTCCTCAGAGTttcagattcagtaggtctgaagtGCGACCTGAGAATTAATTGCATTtataacaagttcccaggtgatgctgatgctattGGTTctactttgagaaccattggtttaAGACATTGTCCTTGAGTGTTTGCAAAGGGATATAGAGGGGGGGACAAAAGAGTGGTGGGCTGCCCAGGTCATTCCTCTTGTATTTAATAAAGTTGTTATAGAACTTTAAACAGAAAGTTTACAACAGAAAGTTATAGGAATGCTTGGTGCAACAGATCTTAGGACAAAAGGGCTAGccatataatgaaaataaaaatttacaaggTAAAACTTGTGGTGGATTAAACAAGGCCACAAATTCTTTGGCAgttctcccatcaagaggtggcttctagggccagccctgtggccgagtggttaagtttgcgtgctctgctttggcggcccagggtttcctgggcaccaacatggcaccactcattaggccatgtcgaggcagcatcccacatgccacaactagaaggacccacaactaaaaatatacaactatgcactggggtgatttggggagaaaaaggaaaaaagaaggaagaagattggcaacagttgttagctcaggtgccaatcttacaaaaaaaaagaggtgggtTCTATTTCCACCTCTCCTTGAATATGGACTGGACTGCGACTACTTTGCTCAACGGAGTATGGGAGAGGTGATGTTACGCCAGTTCTGCATCTAATCTTTAAGAAGATTGCCATTAGGAGTCCATATAAGATACCTAATTACCTCGCTGAAGAGATCCCATGAAAAGGCCCTGAAACTccttggagagagagagggtggtcCAGCTGTATCTAACTTGCTAGCCGTCCCAGTCAAGACATCAGACTTGTGAATGAAGCTGTCTTGGATTCTTCAGATGAGCTCAACTATGAGCTGAATATCGTTGAGCAACCAACCCCATTCAGCACCATGTGGAGCAGAAGAATCACTCAGCTGACTCTTTCCCGAGATCCTGACTCGTAACATCATGACATATGATAAAATGGTTGTGGTTTTAAGCCACAAGTAGTTTATTACTCACTAATAGACAACTGGAGCAAGTCTgtttagaaaaattattcaaaatttggaaataaggaGAAAGGATTAGTGTGTCCCCTTTCGATGTTATGACAAGACCCTTATCTAAGAAGCTTGTTTAAGGTTCATTTGAAGTTCTAGGAGGAGGTAAATTTCAAGTAGTATTTACTGTTAATGAGGTCCCAGACTCTGTAAAGTTAGATATTAATTTGTAGAAGCTTGGTAAATTGCAAATTACTTTTGCCCAGTGGAGGTGATTTCATTTTGGGAAAAGATAATCCCAAAGGGAACGTTTTATTGCCCTGCCAGACATTAACTGgctttatatttaacttttgagTCTTATTCtggtatttttttccctcactaTGTATAGTTCATAGTTTCTCGTATGCTCTTGAACCAGCTTTACCATCCTGCTGGTTCTCTCATTAATGAGATAAATCTTTGACACATGCTCgtaatatatttaaatgagagtcatgtttttaactttttgaaaattatactttggcAAACTTATTTATATTGAATATTAACTTTTTCAGGGGATTCCATTCAGTACCTCTTTTTTGAGAATCCATTATGTAAAAAGTTGAGACTGTGTCATGTAAAAAGTCATGAGCAAAGCCTGAGTAGTTTATTAAGGTATAAATTAAGTAGTATATTAGCTTCCTATTGCTACtgtcacaaattaccacaaatttagtggcttaaaacaacacaagttttTTCTGttgtagttctggaggtcagagtctAAAATGGGTTACAGTACtatgttccttctggaagctctaggagagaatttgttttcttacctttttaGCTTCTAGAATTTGCTtgcattccttagcttgtggccGCATCCCCCATCTTCAAGCCGGCAGCCTAGCATCTTCCAAACTCTGTTGTTACCTTTTTCTCTCctaccctcctgcctccctcttataaagatTCTGTGATAACAGTGGGggcacctggataatccaggataatctccccattttaggacccttaatcacatctgcaaaatcccttatACCATATATGGTAACATATTCATGAGTTCTGGGGACTAGGACCCGGACACCTTTTGGGGGGGGGCGTTTTTCAGCCTACCGCATGTGCTATGTATGAGCCATTGGTGTATCCAAAATCATTTTTGGTGGTAGTATAATGAGAAAacgttttaaaatttaagtatttgttttgtatactatttaaagatgaaaaattgaaGGTTTCACTAGGTGAAATTATGAAGGATCATTAAAAGGAGTATAAAGAATGAGTGAGAGAACATGCAGGCCCACCCTCCTCCCATGGATCCCAAAAGGGGCAGCTAGTGCTGACCAGGCCTTGACGTCAAGAATGGATTATAGGGACCTCCCTCTTCTATTAGTTTCTGATTGGCTGTAATTTAGAAGTGAGGCAATATGTTAGTTTCCAGGGCAGATCATCACATTGGAAGATAAAATCAGAAAGCCAGttttgtacattttatgggttaCTGAACTGGTAAGGGGGGGGGTGTCTTACAGTACCATTGCTTCCATTATTCCTTTTGATTCTCTGAGTATGGCAGGGCAGGGATGGCGCATAGGGAACTATTCCCCTCATCATTTATCTCTATGAACAGGAAAGGGATGATGATGCCCTCCTTCCTGGGCTCTTCCCAGGGAGAATAAGTAATTGAGGGCAGAAACTGTATAGTTTTTACTGAGCATTTTATTCTCACCACATCATCTACTTCAGCACTTAGTAGTAATTGTTCAAACATTTCTGAGTTCTTCTTTTAATCACAAGCcattatttagaaaagaaatggcaaaataaaaaattagctcTACTTACGGATTCATAGGAAATGTCTTCAAACACTAAACTTTGTAGGCCTAGGTGCTCTTCAAGTATCCTTTGGTATCTCCTTGCTTTGGTTTCTTGTGGTTCCTTGTGTAGGATCACCACAATAGGATTGAGTGGCAGCATCTCATTCAAAATATATCCTTGCCCATTCTACTGACAATAGCTGATGCTAAAGAAATGGGGGTAGGATAGAGGGAGGACTAAGAAGAAGGgtagggagaaaaggaggaaatcctaCAAAAACTTAAACAGCCTCAGCTGCTAACTTCCTGTCCAGCTTGGCATCCCCTGTGCCTAAGGCTTGCGTTAGCGTGTTTCTTGCATTAGTCAGACTTCTGTATTTCCCCACACCTAAGTGGGGGAGGATAGGTCAACTTCTAGTTTCTGGCCTTTTCCTGGGGCAATGGGGCAAAGCAAAGAGAGATTCAGACTGTTCCCTGAGACTGCTATATGGGGAGGACCTTGGCTGTGTCTATTTCTTTGGGAAAACTTTGCAAGAGGAAGACAGGCTTGTTCAGCAAAGTCTGAAGATTAGTCACAATGCCACGAACACTATTAAGTCTTAAGGCATTCTCTTAACAACCATACAGAAGCCTGATGTAAAGTGCAGCGATGTTTAAGAACTCAGGCACACTTGCTGCCCTCACCTATTAGCTGACATTTAAGACAGGAAAATTTTGATAGAGGAGATGCCTGcattatgattttcttttgtttctttcctattCAGTGAGTTAGGATACTTATACAATGTAAAACACAAGACATTTAGGACTGTGATGATTAACTTGGGATGTTGCAGGTACCTAATGCACATAAGAAACCATCCTGAATTTATTGGATTAAAGTAACaataatgatttatttcactAATGAATCTGCGATTTGGCTAAGACAATGGGAACAGGTCATCCCTGCTCCAGGAGGCATCAGCTGGTACTGCTTGAAGGCTGGGAGTGACTCAATGGTTGGTTGCTGGAATCATCTCAAGTGTCACTCACTATCTGGCAGTTGATGCTAGTTGTCAGCTGAGACGTCAGTGGGGTTTTCAGCTAGAGCACTTACATGTGTGCTTTCTTTGTGGTTTCTTACTTGCTTCACAACATgctggctgggttccaagagcaaATGTCCCAGAAGGGCCAGTTGGAGGTGTATCCTCTTTGATGACCTAAGCTCGAAAGTCACATAGCATCCCTTCTGCTGTAGTTACAGActcacccagattcaaggggaagaaAGATGGACCCCACCTCTGGATGGGAAGAGTGTCACCATCACAATTTGAAGAGAGCATGTGGGAACAGATAGGTCATTGCaggcatttttggaaaatacGATCTGCCACAAGGGCCAAGCAACAGGAGACAAGGCTTTTTGGACAAGATAGGCTAAGAAACCTCTCAAAAGTCAAATCttacaagataaatatttttctccccttAAGAAGTCACCACCACCAGCACTACCTGTGTTTATTATAATGGTGTACGAGGATGAAACAGAACTGGAGGAGACTTGGGAAATCGCTGTAATTTTGGAGCTTATAAAATCTTTGGTAAGGACGTGCCCTGATCTCCATGGTGAGGTATAGGCTATATGCATATAAAATCTCCCTAAAATTCAGCTTTTCAATGGTTGCTGTGTTCATTCCAATCACTCCCGAGACAATGAAGGGGTGTTCACTAACACCCCGTGTTAGTTATctaaaaaattacctcaaaacatAGCAGCTTAAAACtaaaatcatttattatctcacaaagCATTTGAGGGTCAGGAATCTAGGAGCTGCttagctgagtggttctggctcagagtgTTTCAGGAGGTTGCAGTCAAAATGTCAGCTGGGGCTCCAGTCATCCGAAGACTTGCCTGGGGTTGGAGGATCTGTGTCCAACATGGTTCACTTACATGGCTGTTGGCAAGAGCCATCAGTTCCTCCTTGACTGTTTATAGgcagcctcagttcctcaccctGTGGACCTCTCCATGGGGCTTCTTGATTGTCATAGGGACACGGCAGCTTCTCCCAGAGTGAGTAATCTGAAGAAGAGGCTGCAGCTGCAATAGCTTTTATGACCCAGTTTCAGAAGTCATATGttatcacttctgccacattctgtttgcTAGAAATAAGTTACTAAGTAcagcccacactcaaagggaggggaATTAGTTTCCACCTTGCAAAGGGAGGAGTATCACAGAATTTGTGGAcctattttaaaaccaccacagccTATTTAAAGGCAAACTCCAGACCTTTTTACCATGGCAAATTTCTGGAAAGATAAATAGACTCTACTATTTAGACATAAATGATTAGAGAATATCAATGATGCAAATAAGGCGGTATTAGTGCAGGAATATACAGACTGATTTATGGAACACGGTAAGCAGCCAAGAAACAGAGCTTAGCATAAATGTGCCTTTAGTATGTATCAGAGGACATCTCAgttcaatgggaaaaggagacATGATATGAAAATTGTGCTGAAGCAATCGATAACTTATTTTGGGAGAAAAGTTAATGCCTTGTAACACAGCATACAACAGAATAAATTCCAGAACGATAAATGTTTcatgtgaaattttaaagataaagcagCAAGAACAAAATACGCTTGAATATAGTGTCTGTTTGatttcagaatttatttattataaaaatggaaaaatcacaaagcaaaaatttGAATACTGAATTCCATAATGGtaaagatatatgtatgtatataaaatcattaggaaacttttgaaatattttccacgTGTATTGTAGAGACAGCATTGACATAAAAtacaaagacttaaaaataaatcttaaaattctttaagCATCTtagaaaaatccacaaaaaatttaaatggctataaaatatataaaagatcaatttaatcaataaatgtaaacaagataaataattgccattttaaaaccatcaaattgacaaataataagaaagaaaggaaaaaaagaaaaggaaaggaaggaagaaagagagagagaaggaagtgggagagagggaaaaaggagggaaagaaggaagaaagataggaaagaaggaagaaagcaaaccaGCCCAGTGTTGACCATGAAATTATACGGCAAGTACTTTTGTAAATAGTTTGTGGGAGTATAAATTAGTAGTCTTTCTGGAATGCGATTTGCTAATGTGTAAGTagggctttaaaatattttaaccctAAGGAAGTAATGAGAGTTACACACAGTGAATTATATGTAAGGATGTTTATCACGGTGATacttataatagtgaaaaattggtaGACACCTAAATGCTAATAAAGATAAATGGATATATTACGGCAATCATATTTTAGAAGGCTCCTTCAGCATGGCAGATGTTTGTGTCAGAAGTTAGAGAATGAAGCATGGTATAAAAGCTCCtcataatataatatacataatgtgTATAGTACCCAAATATTGTCTGAGGTTTGTTTTAATTGGTAGAGTTAGAAatgatttttcaactttctttctactttgatgttttccaacttttaaaaatggacatttaCTATATTTATAACTGGAAAAGTGTTACTTTAAAAGTAGAACCATAACAAGATTGGTTGGcaagaacagagaaaggaagttCTCATACTAGTTCTGCCAAACAACCATTAGTCCCTTCACCCCTTCTTGAAATTTCCCATttggaatgagaagaaaatggaaggaagatcCTGTTTCTAATTTTGAAGCACCACcaattacactttttaaaatagcaatacaTGCCAGATATTTATGTATCATATTTTTACAACTTCTCAACACTGATTGGCCTCACAATAAACAATTCCCAAGACTCAGTCCATAGGAAAGAGAACAATAAGAGTGTATGAGTGGAAACTTGAAGAATCACTCCTGCTCTTCGAGGGAAACTCaattattctacaaatatttattgaatgcccagTAAATACAAATATCTGTATAGCATTGTGGGGAGATAACAAAGAAGTAGGACCGTTCTTTGCCATCacataattcaataaatatgtattgagtatcTACTTTAGTGAGGCACTGGGGATggatcagtgaacaaaacagaaatacttGCCCATCAGAAGTTTACTCTGTCTTATTTTAAATGACAATGTCTTCCTTTCAGGAGCTACACTATATTTGGAGCTAGAAATAGGAACTGGGGCATGCAGAAGAGGTAAATCCAATTCCCCAAACGTTTACGTCATCTGATCCCTGAGTTTATCATTTTCTGAAGAAGTATTTCCTGCCATTTACATGACCCCAGAAACTCTCACATTTTTTAGTTCAGTAAatgtcttttcattatcttacTTAGTGCATCTTTCAGCTCCTTGTTTCTGATACTGTAGATCAAGGGATTCAAGACAGGGGTGACAAAGGTGTAGACAACAGACACCACACGGCCCATTTCTGGGTTGTAACTAGAGCTGGGGCGTAAATAGATGAGGCTACAGCAGCCATATTGGAGGAGAACCACAGTCAGATGAGAAGAGCAGGTGGTGAACGCCTTGTGCCGTCCCTCTGCTGAGTGGATCTTCAAAATGGCAACCACAATGAAGAAATATGACATGGAGATCAGGGAAAAGGGAATGGTAAGGATGATGACACTGGCGATGAAGATCATGGTTTCTTGCGTTCGAGTATCTCCACACGCCAACCGCAAGATAGGGAGTACATCACAGTAGAAGTGAGTGATTCTATTGTGGCCACAAAATGGCAGATGGAAAATCAGAACTGTCAGTTGTAAGGCTACAATGAAACCAAGGACAAGGGCTCCCACAGCCAGCTGGGCACACAGCCGCCGTCTCATGATGAGGGTGTAATGCAAAGGATCCCGGATAGCTACAAACCGATCATAAGCCATGATCCCTAAGAAGATACAGTCAGCACTGcccagaaagacaaagaagaacatcTGTGTGCCACAGCCAGTGAAAGAGATGGGTATTCTCCCCATGGTCAGGAGGTTGACCAAAGCCAGAGGGGCAACAGTGGAAGAGTAAAAGATCTCCAGAACCGCCAGGTTGGCCAGAAAGAAATACATGGGAATGTGAAGTGAACGCTCTGCCCAGACAGTGAGAAAGATTGTCGCATTACCAATGAGACTGCCGGTATACATTAGcaggaaagccacaaaaataaacatttgtaccTCCAAGATGGGTGAAAATGGGTGAAAGTGGAACTGGATCTCTATGGTTTGGTTTTCATCCCCCACAAAGTGGCACATTGGGTTTTCTaggacagaaaaaagaatgtgTTAGGAAAGAAAGTGCTGTGTGCTTTAGGATGAGGGTGATGATACTGTTTTAGCTCCTATAGCTTTAATAATTTTGAAGATGAGTTTATGCTGGGAAGGTCACTCTCTGTTCTTGCTTGTGTTTGTCAGCTCGTATTTTCAAGAGAGTTGGCTGGGATTACCTGTAAAGCCTAGCACTATGAATAAGAGCCAAGTTAATTTGCCCCGTGTGGCAGCTGAGCTCAGGACTTTGACTTCATTTTTGTCTTGCAAGAACCAGCTGAACTGATAACCCCTGAGCCTCTAAACTTATACATTGTGTAACAATAATATGCTGGCCATCAAGTATGAAGTCCTGATGGTCTTGATTCTAAGACCTATAGTATACATTGGGGTCATATTGTCCCATATAAAGGATGCTCCATTTTTCTTGGAAGGGTTGTCTTCCTCAAGAGGAAAAGAGGTCAGCTTGTGCCAGTTCAGCAGCCCTGAGCACAGTGACTCCATTACTGATCTATGGTTGCAGAGAAAGCTTTGAGCCTTCAAGTACATTGGCCCTTAGCTATAGGCACAACATCCCCATACCTCTTATAAACTTTCTCTATGCTTCTAACCAAGAGTCAAGAGAAGAACAGCAGTTTTAGAAACTGCATCAAAATAGACTTCTAGCTTTGGTGAGTTTATAAAGATTCTCCTCACCATCACAATTGGACAATGCTCATGTTCTTGTATGTGGTAAAGTATCAAGTACATATCTTGTACATCTTTCTAAAACaaacttttattctattttatgataatttgctttatatatgtCATTTCTTCATAGATATATAATCTGCTGCAGGATAAGGACTGTATCTTATTCCTCTCCCTCTAATGCCTAGTATGGTGgccaagaaatgtttattgaatgaataaataagtgaataagtcTTTTACACAACCTGGGTATGTTTACATTTAGGCCAAGCACATGGTTTTGTAATGTGTAACTTAAGGGTTCGTGGAAGGAAAACACTCCTCTTACAAACCTGGTACAGCTTAACTCCTGTGTGTTTAGAAAACATTGTCACTGAAGATTTGCCCATCTTATCAGTACTTATAAGATTGACTTTAACTAATCCAGCGCTCAAATCTCAAACTGTTTTCCTCTATGAGGAAAatatcctttctccatctccctgaATCTATGCTTAAAGGAGATCAGGCTAATGTGCGTTTCTGGTCTGGGCACTGCCCTGCTCGGGCCTCACCACTAAAAGGGACTGAACATTGAATATAGAGCTTTCTCTAGACTACTGGGAGTGAATTAGGCTAGAATAGACTCTCAAAGGAAGactagagaatttaaaacaaccaGGGTCTTGTTTCAGTTGCTTTGTAGCTGCTGTTACACCCATAAACATTCCCTTCAACCAACAATCATCACAAAGGAAGTCACCGAAACTCTCATGCGTTTTGTTAATTTCCGCTT
This genomic interval carries:
- the LOC103564927 gene encoding olfactory receptor 10V1-like, which produces MCHFVGDENQTIEIQFHFHPFSPILEVQMFIFVAFLLMYTGSLIGNATIFLTVWAERSLHIPMYFFLANLAVLEIFYSSTVAPLALVNLLTMGRIPISFTGCGTQMFFFVFLGSADCIFLGIMAYDRFVAIRDPLHYTLIMRRRLCAQLAVGALVLGFIVALQLTVLIFHLPFCGHNRITHFYCDVLPILRLACGDTRTQETMIFIASVIILTIPFSLISMSYFFIVVAILKIHSAEGRHKAFTTCSSHLTVVLLQYGCCSLIYLRPSSSYNPEMGRVVSVVYTFVTPVLNPLIYSIRNKELKDALSKIMKRHLLN